In a genomic window of Peptoclostridium acidaminophilum DSM 3953:
- a CDS encoding DUF401 family protein — protein MREFLVVIASFLIIPVLSRRKVPIGISICACALIMAIAGGIGPDAFIGIILNTFFNPNKLQQFIIVSEVAVIGVLLKKYKIIDELLGHLTRVFSSNRLLLMFIPALIGMLIVPGGAMMSAPLIDQLGEKSNLTKSHRAIINLIYRHISMHIMPYATGFLIVMSLAPQISIYKLMLLNSIFVIMYVVAGYFLYIRRVQNHKASEHIFCWGNLFSFFKLSSPIYVAVLLNLMLGVPFYMGMLANLLVLFLLRPTETFLVDAAKAFNFNVLYALIGVYLIQGIIGSMEELTLFLTLVFSNPSTVMLGIIASSFFFGITTGYQPTALGVVLPILITLPLSDNQLLLYCHFTFMWGFVGYFFSPMHLCQLFTCEYLQVPTADLYREYWKFFVSLVIILVLNYFVMGFFLI, from the coding sequence ATGCGAGAATTTCTGGTTGTTATAGCTTCATTTTTAATTATTCCGGTATTAAGTAGAAGAAAGGTGCCAATAGGCATTTCGATTTGCGCATGTGCACTGATTATGGCAATAGCAGGCGGAATCGGACCAGACGCTTTTATCGGTATTATACTGAATACGTTTTTCAATCCTAATAAATTGCAGCAGTTCATAATAGTATCGGAAGTAGCTGTTATAGGTGTCCTGCTCAAGAAATACAAAATCATTGACGAGTTGCTCGGCCATCTGACAAGAGTTTTTAGCAGCAACAGGCTGCTTCTGATGTTCATACCCGCCTTGATTGGAATGCTTATAGTGCCCGGTGGAGCTATGATGTCAGCGCCTCTTATTGACCAGCTGGGTGAAAAATCGAACCTGACTAAGTCTCACAGGGCGATAATCAATTTGATTTATCGCCATATTTCCATGCATATTATGCCGTATGCAACCGGTTTTTTGATTGTGATGTCGCTGGCGCCCCAAATTTCAATCTACAAGCTCATGTTGCTGAACAGTATTTTTGTAATCATGTATGTAGTAGCCGGATACTTTTTATATATCAGGAGAGTTCAAAACCATAAAGCTTCCGAGCATATCTTCTGTTGGGGAAACCTGTTCAGTTTTTTCAAGCTTTCTTCGCCCATATATGTGGCAGTGCTGTTGAATTTGATGCTGGGCGTTCCTTTTTATATGGGAATGCTGGCGAATTTGCTTGTTTTATTTTTGCTGCGCCCGACTGAGACATTCCTTGTCGATGCAGCAAAGGCATTCAACTTCAATGTGCTTTATGCGCTGATTGGAGTATATCTCATACAGGGCATCATCGGCAGTATGGAAGAGCTGACTTTATTCCTGACATTGGTTTTCTCTAATCCAAGCACAGTGATGCTTGGGATAATAGCGTCATCTTTTTTCTTTGGGATAACGACGGGCTACCAGCCCACGGCTTTGGGGGTCGTATTGCCTATACTTATAACGCTCCCGCTATCGGACAATCAGCTGTTGCTTTATTGTCATTTCACGTTTATGTGGGGATTTGTCGGATATTTTTTCTCGCCGATGCATCTGTGTCAACTCTTCACCTGCGAATATCTTCAAGTGCCTACCGCCGATTTGTACAGGGAGTACTGGAAGTTCTTTGTTTCACTTGTGATTATTCTGGTATTAAACTATTTTGTTATGGGATTTTTCCTAATATAA